The following are encoded together in the Glycine max cultivar Williams 82 chromosome 8, Glycine_max_v4.0, whole genome shotgun sequence genome:
- the LOC100816537 gene encoding protein ENDOPLASMIC RETICULUM-ARRESTED PEN3, translated as MEEESTSAESNPSSSDRIKLNVGGKLFETTFSTLRSGGPDSLLFALSNRRSADPSPVFIDRDPEIFSVLLSLLRTSHLPSAARRFSKHELADEALFYGIDSHLRAAAAPPPFSGIDAALSASLRPASEGLPSSFVASPSGGVWIAHGGQISCYDPILTHAATVRTHLDEIDSICRVWPEIAAVGSKSDTGLHFYNFSGSRHVGSVHWTDPLDPRIFKASVNAITSSSNSVFASFDCPHRENCIIEVDKEKLLIANQFARQSGNQAKNMVPRKLTWIPATGVLVGSAVTGGAFGYSGYVRLWDPRSGDVVWETNEPGGSGRSSRFGDSFADVEADVEGLLLFKLCSKSGDLAMADMRFLKDDPWVYMKEKNPSLVSCGEVRNSVVHCYRGQVFVAREGALEVWSRAEQKENSEGNAEGFFRRNFVDKREDSERGVIKKIEGGGDRLFVSREDVEGIEVWESSHSAGAISVL; from the coding sequence ATGGAGGAAGAAAGCACTTCAGCGGAATCCAATCCTTCTTCGAGCGACCGCATCAAACTAAACGTGGGCGGAAAGCTCTTCGAGACGACGTTCTCCACGCTCCGTTCTGGCGGCCCGGACTCGCTCCTCTTCGCGCTCTCGAACCGCCGATCCGCCGACCCGAGCCCCGTCTTCATCGACCGCGACCCGGAGATCTTCTCCGTCCTCCTCTCCCTCCTCCGCACCTCCCACCTTCCCTCCGCCGCGCGCCGCTTCTCCAAGCACGAGCTCGCCGACGAGGCCCTCTTCTACGGCATCGACTCCCACCTCCGGGCGGCCGCTGCCCCTCCCCCCTTCTCTGGCATCGACGCGGCCCTCTCCGCTTCCCTCCGCCCCGCCTCGGAGGGCCTCCCCTCCTCTTTCGTCGCCTCCCCCTCCGGCGGCGTCTGGATCGCCCACGGCGGCCAAATCTCCTGCTACGATCCCATCCTCACCCACGCCGCCACCGTCCGCACGCACCTCGACGAAATTGACTCCATCTGCAGAGTCTGGCCCGAGATCGCCGCCGTCGGGTCCAAATCCGACACCGGCCTCCACTTCTACAACTTCTCCGGCAGCCGCCACGTTGGATCCGTCCACTGGACCGATCCGCTCGATCCTCGAATCTTCAAAGCCAGCGTCAACGCCATAACAAGCTCCTCAAACTCCGTTTTCGCTTCGTTCGATTGTCCGCACAGAGAGAATTGCATAATCGAAGTCGATAAGGAGAAGCTTCTGATCGCGAATCAGTTCGCTCGGCAATCAGGGAACCAGGCGAAGAACATGGTTCCCCGAAAGCTGACGTGGATTCCGGCGACCGGAGTTCTCGTCGGAAGCGCGGTCACCGGCGGCGCGTTCGGTTACTCCGGCTACGTCCGGTTGTGGGACCCGAGATCCGGGGACGTGGTCTGGGAGACAAACGAGCCTGGTGGTTCGGGACGGAGCAGCAGGTTTGGGGATTCGTTTGCTGACGTGGAGGCGGACGTGGAAGGGTTGTTGCTGTTCAAGCTGTGTTCTAAGTCCGGGGATTTGGCTATGGCGGATATGCGGTTTTTGAAGGACGATCCTTGGGTTTATATGAAAGAGAAGAACCCTAGTTTGGTGAGTTGTGGTGAAGTGAGGAATAGTGTGGTGCATTGTTATAGGGGGCAAGTGTTTGTGGCTAGAGAAGGAGCATTGGAGGTTTGGTCAAGGGCGGAACAAAAGGAAAATAGTGAGGGAAATGCTGAAGGGTTTTTTAGGAGGAATTTTGTGGATAAGAGGGAGGATTCAGAGAGAGGGGTTATAAAGAAGATTGAAGGTGGTGGGGATAGGTTGTTTGTTAGTAGGGAAGATGTTGAGGGTATTGAAGTGTGGGAGAGTTCTCATTCTGCAGGAGCAATTTCTGTTTTGTGA
- the LOC100793315 gene encoding fasciclin-like arabinogalactan protein 12, whose protein sequence is MKIKQILLFSLLLLAPFFSITTLAQSPAAAPKAPAKPAPSKPAPATPAPAPAKPLVPSLPQSPSSGVDSSGSQDIVKILRKAKSFNTLIRLLKTTQIINQVNAQLVTSKNGGLTILAPDDGAFSELKAGYFNSLGDRQQKALIQYHVLPVYVSSSNFDALSNPVLTLASDSPTGYQINVTAYGNSVNISTGVVNATLTGIVYTDKTLAIYHVDKVLIPLDFSKPKPIAPAPAVAKAPKADKENSSAEDEDQAQAAKDSSGATSFVSIHGTTLVSFGVAILAAAATMSF, encoded by the coding sequence ATGAAAATCAAGCAAATTCTCTTGTTCTCACTCCTACTACTTGCCCCCTTTTTCTCAATCACCACTTTAGCTCAATCACCAGCTGCAGCCCCCAAAGCCCCAGCAAAacctgcaccttcaaaacctgCTCCTGCCACACCGGCTCCAGCGCCCGCAAAACCATTAGTCCCTTCATTACCCCAGTCACCCTCTTCAGGTGTTGATTCTTCTGGCAGCCAAGACATTGTGAAGATCCTAAGGAAGGCCAAGTCATTCAACACTCTAATCCGGTTGCTGAAAACCACCCAAATCATCAACCAAGTGAATGCACAGCTTGTGACCTCAAAAAACGGAGGCTTAACCATCCTTGCACCAGATGATGGTGCATTTTCAGAACTCAAAGCAGGTTACTTTAACTCCCTAGGAGATAGGCAACAAAAAGCACTGATACAGTATCATGTTCTTCCCGTTTATGTGTCCAGCTCCAACTTTGATGCTCTGAGCAACCCTGTGCTGACATTGGCCAGTGACAGCCCCACAGGGTATCAGATAAACGTGACAGCATATGGTAACAGTGTGAACATATCAACTGGGGTGGTGAATGCCACACTCACAGGCATTGTGTACACTGATAAGACACTTGCCATATATCATGTGGACAAGGTGCTCATTCCTTTGGACTTCTCTAAGCCAAAGCCTATAGCTCCAGCACCAGCTGTGGCCAAGGCTCCTAAAGCTGATAAGGAGAACTCTTCAGCAGAAGATGAGGACCAGGCTCAGGCAGCCAAGGACAGCTCTGGTGCAACAAGTTTTGTTAGCATTCATGGAACAACGTTGGTGTCCTTTGGAGTTGCTATTCTTGCAGCAGCAGCTACAATGTCGTTTTGA
- the LOC100792263 gene encoding disease resistance protein RFL1 isoform X1, whose product MNPPEEPCKEQGGSTMLMETSHARNRRNHSRTIAGGAVARRSSTMLLETSRCRTSRLQKNLSESHYRSLIDELIRAGGDFSSRHGSLMPPESTSIILKEIMTALTQPNIGLLGLYGSSNANKENVVEKVTRRVERDGLFNVVVKTCVMKKPDLKRIQGELGNALGLQLHEKTLKERATRLCERVKMEDKILIILHDLHGQINLAKIGIPFGNDHKGCKILLVTENKEVLSHKMKTQIEFSVDEEPSSSGLIY is encoded by the exons ATGAACCCGCCG GAGGAGCCATGCAAGGAACAGGGGGGCTCCACGATGCTAATGGAGACCAGCCATGCAAGGAACAGGAGGAACCATAGCAGAACCATAGCAGGAGGAGCCGTTGCAAGGAGGAGCTCGACGATGCTGTTGGAGACCAGCCGCTGCAGAACCAGCAGGTTACAGAAGAACCTAAGCGAAT CGCACTACCGGTCACTCATTGATGAGCTTATTCGTGCAGGCGGCG ATTTTTCAAGCCGACACGGGAGTTTAATGCCCCCTGAATCCACATCcataattttgaaagaaataatgacGGCTCTCACACAACCAAATATTGGTCTACTTGGACTGTATGGATCGAGTAATGCGAACAAGGAAAACGTAGTGGAGAAAGTCACCAGGAGAGTTGAGAGGGACGGGCTGTTTAATGTGGTTGTGAAGACATGCGTGATGAAAAAGCCAGATTTAAAAAGAATTCAAGGAGAACTTGGGAATGCATTGGGTCTACAACTCCATGAGAAAACTCTAAAGGAAAGAGCTACCCGTTTGTGTGAGAGGGTTAAAATGGAGGACAAGATCCTTATCATTCTTCATGATCTTCACGGTCAAATCAACTTGGCCAAGATTGGAATACCCTTTGGGAATGACCACAAGGGTTGTAAAATCTTGTTAGTAACTGAGAATAAAGAGGTGTTGTCCCACAAAATGAAAACCCAAATAGAATTTTCTGTGGACGAGGAGCCGTCAAGTTCtggtttaatttattaa
- the LOC100792263 gene encoding disease resistance protein RFL1 isoform X2, which translates to MNPPEEPCKEQGGSTMLMETSHARNRRNHSRTIAGGAVARRSSTMLLETSRCRTSRLQKNLSECGDFSSRHGSLMPPESTSIILKEIMTALTQPNIGLLGLYGSSNANKENVVEKVTRRVERDGLFNVVVKTCVMKKPDLKRIQGELGNALGLQLHEKTLKERATRLCERVKMEDKILIILHDLHGQINLAKIGIPFGNDHKGCKILLVTENKEVLSHKMKTQIEFSVDEEPSSSGLIY; encoded by the exons ATGAACCCGCCG GAGGAGCCATGCAAGGAACAGGGGGGCTCCACGATGCTAATGGAGACCAGCCATGCAAGGAACAGGAGGAACCATAGCAGAACCATAGCAGGAGGAGCCGTTGCAAGGAGGAGCTCGACGATGCTGTTGGAGACCAGCCGCTGCAGAACCAGCAGGTTACAGAAGAACCTAAGCGAAT GCGGCG ATTTTTCAAGCCGACACGGGAGTTTAATGCCCCCTGAATCCACATCcataattttgaaagaaataatgacGGCTCTCACACAACCAAATATTGGTCTACTTGGACTGTATGGATCGAGTAATGCGAACAAGGAAAACGTAGTGGAGAAAGTCACCAGGAGAGTTGAGAGGGACGGGCTGTTTAATGTGGTTGTGAAGACATGCGTGATGAAAAAGCCAGATTTAAAAAGAATTCAAGGAGAACTTGGGAATGCATTGGGTCTACAACTCCATGAGAAAACTCTAAAGGAAAGAGCTACCCGTTTGTGTGAGAGGGTTAAAATGGAGGACAAGATCCTTATCATTCTTCATGATCTTCACGGTCAAATCAACTTGGCCAAGATTGGAATACCCTTTGGGAATGACCACAAGGGTTGTAAAATCTTGTTAGTAACTGAGAATAAAGAGGTGTTGTCCCACAAAATGAAAACCCAAATAGAATTTTCTGTGGACGAGGAGCCGTCAAGTTCtggtttaatttattaa
- the LOC100526936 gene encoding ER lumen protein-retaining receptor A-like (The RefSeq protein has 6 substitutions compared to this genomic sequence) — MNIFRLAGDTTHLFSILVLLLKIYATKSCSGISRKTQELYAIVFVARYLDLFTDFISVYNTFMKVVFIASSLAIFWCMRFHPMVRRGYDRDLDTFRHYFLVGASFALALILHEKFTVQEIFWAFSIYLEAVAILPQLVLLQRSGNVDNLTVRYVFFLGADRAFYILNWIYRYMTEPRFTRWIACASGVVQTALYADFFYYHFISWKNNSKPKLPA; from the exons ATGAACATCTTCAGGCTCGCCGGTGACATGACCCATCTTTTCAGCATTCTCGTCCTCCTCCTCAAAATCTACGCCACCAAATCATGTTCAG GGATTTCTCGCAAGACTCAAGAGCTGTACGCGATTGTGTTCGTGGCACGCTATTTGGATCTGTTCACGGACTTCATATCCGTTTACAACACCTTCATGAAGGTGGTGTTCATTGCAAGCTCCTTAGCCATTTTTTGGTGCATGCGTTTTCATCCCATGGTCAGGAGAAGCTACGATAGGGACCTAGACACTTTTCGCCACTATTTCCTTGTTGGGGCAAGCTTTGCTTTGGCACTCATCTTGCATGAAAAGTTCACTGTTCAAGAG ATTTTCTGGGCATTTTCAATATACTTGGAGGCAGTTGCAATATTACCTCAGTTGGTTTTGTTGCAAAGAAGTGGAAATGTGGACAATTTGACTGTGCAATATGTATTCTTTCTTGG TGCATATCGTGCATTTTACATCCTGAACTGGATATACCGCTATATGACTGAGCCACGTTTTACTAGATGGATAG CCTGTGCCTCAGGTGTTGTTCAGACAGCTTTGTATGCAGATTTCTTCTACTATTATTTCATCAG CTGGAAGAACAATTCAAAACTGAAGTTGCCTGCCTGA
- the LOC100792786 gene encoding fasciclin-like arabinogalactan protein 12 → MKQTLLFSLLLLAPVFSITTLAQSPAAAPKAPAKPAPATPAPVPAKPLVPSLPQSPSSGADSSGSQDIVKILRKAKSFNTLIRLLKTTQIINQVNAQLVTSKNGGLTILAPDDGAFSELKAGYFNSLGDRQQKALIQYHVLPVYVSSSNFDALSNPVLTLASDSPTGYQLNVTAYGNSVNISTGVVNATLTGIVYTDKTLAIYHVDRVLIPLDFSKPKPIAPAPAVAKAPKADKENSSAEDEDQSQAAKDSSGATSFVSIHGTTLVSFGVALLAATATMSF, encoded by the coding sequence ATGAAGCAAACTCTCTTGTTCTCACTCCTACTACTTGCCCCCGTTTTCTCAATCACCACTTTAGCTCAATCACCAGCTGCAGCCCCTAAGGCCCCAGCAAAACCTGCCCCCGCTACACCGGCTCCAGTGCCGGCAAAACCATTAGTCCCTTCATTACCCCAGTCACCCTCTTCAGGTGCTGATTCTTCTGGCAGCCAAGACATTGTGAAGATCCTAAGGAAGGCCAAGTCATTCAACACTCTAATCCGGTTGCTGAAAACCACCCAAATCATCAACCAAGTGAATGCACAGCTTGTGACCTCGAAAAACGGAGGCTTAACCATCCTTGCACCAGATGATGGTGCATTTTCAGAGCTCAAAGCAGGTTACTTTAACTCCCTTGGAGATAGGCAACAAAAAGCACTGATACAGTATCATGTTCTTCCCGTTTATGTGTCCAGCTCCAACTTTGATGCTCTGAGCAACCCTGTGCTGACATTGGCCAGTGACAGCCCCACAGGGTATCAGCTAAACGTGACAGCATATGGTAACAGTGTGAACATATCAACTGGGGTGGTGAATGCCACACTCACAGGCATTGTGTACACTGATAAGACACTTGCCATATATCATGTGGACAGGGTGCTCATTCCTTTGGACTTCTCTAAGCCTAAGCCTATAGCTCCAGCACCAGCTGTGGCCAAGGCTCCTAAAGCTGATAAGGAGAACTCTTCAGCAGAAGATGAGGATCAGTCTCAGGCAGCCAAGGACAGCTCTGGTGCAACAAGTTTTGTTAGCATTCATGGAACAACGTTGGTGTCCTTTGGAGTCGCTCTGCTTGCAGCAACAGCTACAATGTCATTTTGA
- the LOC100792263 gene encoding disease resistance protein RFL1 isoform X3 has protein sequence MNPPEEPCKEQGGSTMLMETSHARNRRNHSRTIAGGAVARRSSTMLLETSRCRTSRLQKNLSEYFSSRHGSLMPPESTSIILKEIMTALTQPNIGLLGLYGSSNANKENVVEKVTRRVERDGLFNVVVKTCVMKKPDLKRIQGELGNALGLQLHEKTLKERATRLCERVKMEDKILIILHDLHGQINLAKIGIPFGNDHKGCKILLVTENKEVLSHKMKTQIEFSVDEEPSSSGLIY, from the exons ATGAACCCGCCG GAGGAGCCATGCAAGGAACAGGGGGGCTCCACGATGCTAATGGAGACCAGCCATGCAAGGAACAGGAGGAACCATAGCAGAACCATAGCAGGAGGAGCCGTTGCAAGGAGGAGCTCGACGATGCTGTTGGAGACCAGCCGCTGCAGAACCAGCAGGTTACAGAAGAACCTAAGCGAAT ATTTTTCAAGCCGACACGGGAGTTTAATGCCCCCTGAATCCACATCcataattttgaaagaaataatgacGGCTCTCACACAACCAAATATTGGTCTACTTGGACTGTATGGATCGAGTAATGCGAACAAGGAAAACGTAGTGGAGAAAGTCACCAGGAGAGTTGAGAGGGACGGGCTGTTTAATGTGGTTGTGAAGACATGCGTGATGAAAAAGCCAGATTTAAAAAGAATTCAAGGAGAACTTGGGAATGCATTGGGTCTACAACTCCATGAGAAAACTCTAAAGGAAAGAGCTACCCGTTTGTGTGAGAGGGTTAAAATGGAGGACAAGATCCTTATCATTCTTCATGATCTTCACGGTCAAATCAACTTGGCCAAGATTGGAATACCCTTTGGGAATGACCACAAGGGTTGTAAAATCTTGTTAGTAACTGAGAATAAAGAGGTGTTGTCCCACAAAATGAAAACCCAAATAGAATTTTCTGTGGACGAGGAGCCGTCAAGTTCtggtttaatttattaa